Proteins encoded by one window of Bactrocera oleae isolate idBacOlea1 chromosome 4, idBacOlea1, whole genome shotgun sequence:
- the LOC106618800 gene encoding uncharacterized protein: protein MAGRFFNKNNLLEFCKRLTASEFQQYLSFNKQNAQNNKSVQKVSDFWQLISWNYYYKQLQARMERLVDDVELGFQALGRKVPTTGKQSLRQAKRNVQQLMLQSKQRIRQLERDIVRIRHMLPHSEANKQEIRKAKYQNIDSIYMMEEGKLAKGRPQVISDTKGGIQDFSLQSSAKTTLTHECYSTAKSIDHSKPPQVKANIQKSTLENLDEKKLPNDTSMTDSAVSLRVPDADIPRSLMLSAEKGN from the exons ATGGCTGGtagattttttaacaaaaacaatttgttgGAATTCTGTAAACGCCTTACAGCAAGCGAATTCCAGCAATATTTGAGTTTCAACAAGCAAAatgcacaaaataataaaag CGTTCAGAAAGTGTCTGACTTTTGGCAACTAATCAGCTGGAATTACTATTATAAGCAACTACAAGCGAGAATGGAGCGGTTAGTTGATGACGTGGAACTTGGCTTTCAAGCGCTGGGGCGCAAAGTGCCAACGACGGGGAAGCAATCGCTGCGACAAGCAAAG CGAAATGTACAACAGCTGATGCTTCAGTCCAAGCAACGTATACGCCAACTGGAGAGGGATATTGTGCGCATACGCCATATGCTGCCCCACAGCGAAGCCAACAAACAAGAGATTCGTAAAgctaaatatcaaaatatagaCTCCATATATATGATGGAGGAGGGTAAACTTGCCAAAGGTAGACCTCAAGTCATTTCTGATACGAAAGGTGGTATACAGGATTTTTCATTACAAAGTAGCGCAAAGACAACGCTAACGCATGAGTGCTACTCTACAGCAAAATCTATTGATCATTCGAAACCACCACAGGTGAAAGCAAATATACAAAAGTCCACATTGGAGAACTTGGATGAGAAAAAGTTACCAAATGACACCTCAATGACTGATTCTGCTGTATCCTTGCGTGTTCCTGATGCTGATATACCTAGATCTCTAATGCTAAGTGCCGAAAAAGGCAATTGA
- the knon gene encoding neurofilament heavy polypeptide, with amino-acid sequence MAGSNATKSVLGELAKRVPNNQKKQFRHLLDLNTEYKKRVNKYPEKLPRIDWDYYRTNVRIEAIKMVDEFEKKYEELNKVFDDRVKLDTKKYYEELEKQRAVVQAQVKQYILESNKRVKAYETEIERLCNMKPYSSMTMEEFINLRPECSNYIPHQRKPLFWPHDPDEQTPGPVGLPKIDGGRGGGDSGGSGGKHPIKPRDIKSSTQSFEFKEVEASSPKDKQEPVTLKSEAESEKWRQEEPNIEISSKSVEKPKPNVDKPISKEERRKLDPCGLIEKQAKKEKAEAITLPQEQKPQKIDIETEAEKKPHPCDLAKRKTEPTSKADDTCKTVRKGPYKDEAKQTRIFVDPCGVGFGDRVKADVKPAVEKAAQKAESKPQSMEPKKSQPCEIVKKKSDVAKDPCKAVPKTEVLVPKKSQPCEIVKKKADPDKDICKGASTKDQPKDGKRTFFDPCAVGFGTGIKSAEKPTTKTEPKPMDLKKLPPCEIVKKKAEAEKDPKSMTKNLHVKDGKDNTRVFVDPCSVGFGSKAADSNVEKTTSDTKPCTLEVIKPKEVQKSSPCDETKKPKAGTDMLKDKNNFTMVFADPKCAKTAKDRSKEDKDKLSKPCGALPYYNPFRSEEENRENEEKMCEDSEQDDPCANDNIEDDYYDPCKDDKYDEDK; translated from the exons ATGGCTGGCAGTAATGCCACCAAAAGTGTGTTAGGCGAATTGGCGAAACGTGTGCCAAATAATCAGAAGAAACAATTTCGTCATTTACTCGATCTCAATACTGAATACAAAAA GCGCGTGAATAAGTATCCTGAAAAGTTGCCGCGAATCGATTGGGATTACTATCGCACGAACGTACGTATAGAAGCCATAAAAATGGTAGATGAATTCGAGAAAAAATACGAAGAGTTGAATAAGGTATTCGATGATCGCGTGAAATTAGACACGAAGAAATACTACGAGGAGCTGGAAAAGCAGAGAGCAGTAGTACAG GCACAAGTGAAGCAGTATATTTTAGAATCAAACAAACGCGTGAAAGCTTATGAAACTGAAATAGAACGGCTTTGTAATATGAAACCTTATTCGTCAATGACAATGGAAGAGTTTATTAACTTACGTCCTGAGTGCTCGAATTATATACCACATCAACGTAAGCCTCTTTTCTGGCCGCATGATCCAGACGAGCAGACACCTGGACCGGTAGGTTTGCCGAAAATAGACGGTGGTCGTGGGGGAGGTGATTCTGGTGGTAGTGGCGGTAAGCATCCTATTAAACCGCGTGACATTAAAAGTAGTACGCAAAGTTTCGAATTCAAAGAAGTGGAGGCAAGTTCTCCTAAAGATAAACAAGAGCCCGTGACACTCAAATCAGAAGCTGAGTCAGAAAAATGGCGGCAGGAAGAGCCTAACATAGAAATTAGTTCAAAAAGTGTAGAGAAACCAAAGCCAAATGTAGACAAACCCATTTCTAAAGAGGAAAGACGAAAATTAGATCCATGCGGACTAATAGAAAAACAAGCAAAGAAAGAGAAAGCTGAAGCCATAACGTTACCACAAGAACAGAAGCCACAAAAAATTGATATAGAAACTGAGGCAGAAAAGAAGCCGCACCCATGTGATTTGGCAAAAAGGAAGACAGAGCCTACTTCTAAAGCAGACGATACCTGCAAAACTGTACGCAAGGGGCCTTATAAAGATGAAGCAAAGCAAACCAGAATATTTGTGGATCCATGCGGTGTGGGATTTGGCGATAGGGTAAAAGCAGATGTTAAACCAGCAGTGGAAAAAGCTGCACAAAAGGCGGAATCTAAGCCACAATCAATGGAACCTAAAAAATCTCAGCCGTGTGAGATAGTTAAGAAGAAATCTGACGTCGCTAAAGATCCATGCAAAGCTGTGCCAAAAACAGAAGTactggtaccaaaaaaatcACAACCGTGTGAGATAGTCAAGAAAAAAGCTGATCCCGATAAAGATATTTGTAAGGGTGCCTCAACAAAGGATCAACCTAAAGACGGAAAGAGAACCTTTTTTGATCCATGCGCTGTTGGTTTTGGCACTGGAATAAAATCAGCGGAAAAACCCACAACAAAGACTGAACCAAAGCCAATGGATCTTAAAAAGTTACCACCGTGCGAGATAGTCAAGAAAAAAgctgaagccgaaaaagatcCAAAAAGTATGacaaaaaatttgcacgttaAAGATGGAAAAGATAATACCCGTGTATTTGTGGATCCTTGCAGTGTTGGCTTCGGTTCGAAAGCAGCTGATTCAAACGTGGAGAAGACTACATCTGACACTAAGCCATGTACTTTGGAAGTGATTAAACCAaaagaagttcaaaaatcatcACCCTGTGATGAAACAAAAAAGCCAAAAGCTGGAACCGATATGTTAAaggacaaaaataattttaccatGGTGTTTGCTGATCCCAAATGTGCCAAAACAGCTAAAGATCGTTCTAAAGAAGATAAGGACAAACTTAGCAAGCCTTGTGGCGCTCTACCGTATTACAATCCATTCCGAAGTGAAGAAGAAAATCGAGAAAATGAAGAAAAGA